One region of Carassius gibelio isolate Cgi1373 ecotype wild population from Czech Republic chromosome A1, carGib1.2-hapl.c, whole genome shotgun sequence genomic DNA includes:
- the LOC128020508 gene encoding N-acyl-aromatic-L-amino acid amidohydrolase (carboxylate-forming) B encodes MALLFLPGLARVAVCGGTHGNELSGVYVVQEMERQRKEKGECAWPIPVKTVLANPRAVKECRRYIDQDMNRCFNIATLSSPITDSSPYEVRRAQELNKLLGPKGSTDAIDLICDLHNTTANMGLTLIHYTTSDWVTLHICKYLQTKITKVPVRVLVLDIPISDAYSLESVSKHGFSIEVGPQPHGVVRADIYSIMKEAVDLTIDWIHKFNSGTVFEGGDVEAFEFIKSVDYPRDPETRSLTAAIHPQLQDRDFCLLKRGDPLFLSFSGETVKYEEEEPLHPYFINEAAYYEKEIAFHLGKKMTLTIPSVQVQKD; translated from the exons ATGGCATTATTGTTCCTGCCAGGACTGGCTCGTGTGGCCGTATGTGGCGGCACCCATGGAAACGAGCTGTCCGGTGTGTATGTGGTGCAGGAGATGGAGCGACAGCGGAAAGAGAAGGGAGAGTGCGCGTGGCCGATCCCCGTTAAAACTGTGCTGGCGAACCCACGGGCTGTGAAAGAGTGCAGAAGATACATTGACCAGGATATGAACCGCTGCTTCAACATAGCCACGCTGAG TTCTCCTATTACAGACAGCAGCCCATATGAAGTCCGGCGTGCTCAGGAACTGAACAAACTTCTGGGTCCGAAAGGATCCACAGATGCAATCGACTTGATCTGTGACCTTCATAACACCACGGCTAACATGGGCCTCACACTGATCCATTACACGACCAGTGACTGGGTGACTCTGCACATCTGCAAATACTTACAG ACTAAGATAACCAAAGTGCCTGTGAGAGTGCTGGTACTGGATATCCCGATTAGTGATGCTTATTCCTTGGAGTCTGTGTCCAAGCATGGCTTTT CAATAGAGGTCGGGCCGCAGCCGCATGGTGTCGTCAGGGCTGACATCTATAGCATTATGAAAGAGGCCGTCGACTTGACAATAGACTGGATCCACAAATTCAACTCAG GAACGGTGTTTGAAGGCGGGGATGTGGAAGCCTTTGAGTTTATTAAAAGTGTTGATTATCCCAGAGATCCAGAGACTCGGAGTCTCACCGCTGCTATTCATCCTCAGCTGCAG GACAGAGACTTCTGTCTCCTAAAGCGGGGAGAccctttgtttttgtcattttctggAGAAACTGTGAAGTATGAAGAAGAAGAGCCACTTCATCCTTACTTTATCAATGAAGCTGCCTACTATGAAAAGGAAATCGCTTTTCACTTGGGAAAAAAGATGACGCTGACAATTCCATCGGTGCAGGTGCAGAAAGACTGA